From Rubripirellula reticaptiva, the proteins below share one genomic window:
- a CDS encoding chemotaxis protein CheX has protein sequence MISTEEILAVSTNVFTTMVGCDVELAADTDELANQSPITGCVQISGEWTGAILVQTSGKLASFVASKMFAMEVDQLDKNDCQDTMAEIANMIGGNIKSLVPGPSALSLPTVTTGKEFDIRIFGTEIENSIPMLCNGEQLRVVICKGVS, from the coding sequence ATGATCTCGACCGAAGAAATCCTCGCCGTCTCTACAAACGTGTTCACGACCATGGTCGGATGCGATGTTGAATTGGCTGCTGACACCGACGAACTAGCGAACCAGTCACCTATCACCGGATGCGTTCAAATATCCGGCGAATGGACCGGGGCAATCTTAGTCCAGACGAGCGGAAAACTGGCATCCTTCGTCGCCAGCAAAATGTTTGCGATGGAAGTCGACCAACTGGACAAAAACGATTGCCAAGACACGATGGCGGAGATCGCCAATATGATCGGCGGCAATATCAAGAGCCTCGTGCCCGGACCGTCCGCGTTGTCGCTGCCGACCGTAACGACCGGTAAGGAATTCGACATTCGCATTTTCGGCACCGAAATTGAAAACTCGATCCCGATGCTATGCAACGGCGAGCAACTTCGCGTCGTGATCTGCAAAGGCGTTTCTTGA
- a CDS encoding DUF2203 domain-containing protein, producing MVRAINNKTSNTAENGLSDYTPTRATQTLPLVRMIVDDLVRLNESISAQKDQLKGIDQLSATMDRQAYVDELSDMRGMLDGDIQRLQTCIDELARLGVEVHQPFDGFVDFPAQLNRRPIRLCWHPADEKVEYWHELGQSADQRKKWDAAAVGC from the coding sequence ATGGTCCGGGCAATCAACAACAAGACTAGCAACACCGCCGAGAATGGACTTTCGGATTACACGCCGACGCGAGCAACCCAAACGTTGCCGCTGGTGCGAATGATCGTCGATGACTTGGTTCGTTTGAACGAGTCGATCTCGGCACAAAAGGACCAGCTGAAAGGTATCGATCAGCTTTCTGCGACCATGGACCGTCAGGCTTACGTCGACGAATTGTCAGACATGCGGGGAATGTTGGACGGGGACATCCAGCGCTTGCAAACTTGCATCGACGAACTGGCGCGGCTCGGAGTCGAAGTTCACCAGCCATTTGACGGGTTTGTTGATTTTCCGGCTCAACTGAACCGTCGGCCCATCCGACTGTGCTGGCATCCGGCCGATGAGAAGGTCGAGTACTGGCACGAACTTGGCCAGTCTGCGGATCAGCGGAAGAAGTGGGATGCAGCCGCGGTCGGCTGCTAG
- a CDS encoding nitroreductase family protein, translating into MSINPTEFPVIESIQKRWSPYRFDASPIDDSKILCCLEAARWAASSFNDQPWSWILAKRQDTEAFKKMVGCLLEANQGWAAKASVIMVSVIRTTFQYNGKPNRVALHDLGQASAHLALQATELGLQVHQMAGLNLSATRLAYNIPEGYQPETAIAIGNPDTSEPASEAEVELQKRELGPRKRRSLAEQVFEGTWSVKASFVPPS; encoded by the coding sequence ATGTCCATCAACCCGACTGAATTTCCAGTCATTGAATCCATCCAAAAACGCTGGAGCCCGTATCGCTTCGACGCCAGTCCGATCGACGATTCTAAAATTCTGTGTTGCCTGGAAGCAGCCCGGTGGGCGGCCAGCAGTTTTAACGATCAACCTTGGTCGTGGATCTTGGCGAAGCGTCAAGATACCGAAGCATTCAAGAAAATGGTCGGCTGCTTGTTGGAAGCCAATCAAGGCTGGGCCGCAAAGGCCAGCGTGATCATGGTTTCAGTGATTCGGACGACGTTCCAGTACAACGGTAAACCGAACCGCGTCGCCTTGCACGACCTCGGGCAAGCGTCGGCACATCTTGCTCTGCAAGCAACTGAATTGGGGCTTCAAGTTCACCAGATGGCAGGGTTGAATCTAAGTGCAACACGCTTGGCGTACAATATTCCCGAAGGCTACCAGCCGGAAACCGCGATCGCGATCGGCAATCCCGATACCAGTGAACCGGCAAGCGAAGCTGAAGTCGAGTTGCAAAAACGCGAGCTCGGGCCGCGGAAACGTCGATCGCTTGCCGAGCAAGTGTTTGAAGGAACCTGGTCGGTAAAAGCCAGTTTTGTGCCGCCATCCTAG
- a CDS encoding TadE/TadG family type IV pilus assembly protein, whose translation MHRLSKSVTARTRRHRSAGQSRRGVAAVEFAVCLPVLVLLVFGSIEASSFIFLKQSLNVAAYEAIRESARVSSDNVQGTDRAINILQARNVNDFTIGYPNGDSAAANRGDEIVVEVSAPTATNSPLAGQFVTNRILTARVVMVKE comes from the coding sequence ATGCATCGTCTATCCAAATCCGTTACCGCAAGAACCCGCCGCCATCGATCGGCTGGTCAAAGTCGACGTGGTGTCGCAGCGGTAGAGTTTGCCGTTTGCCTGCCCGTGTTAGTGCTGCTGGTTTTCGGTTCGATCGAAGCGTCCAGCTTCATCTTCCTGAAACAGTCACTGAACGTCGCGGCGTACGAAGCGATTCGCGAGTCCGCACGTGTCAGCAGCGACAATGTCCAAGGAACTGACCGAGCCATCAATATTCTGCAGGCTCGCAACGTCAATGACTTCACCATCGGCTATCCCAATGGTGATTCGGCCGCAGCGAATCGCGGCGACGAGATTGTGGTCGAGGTCAGCGCACCGACCGCGACCAACAGTCCGTTGGCTGGACAATTTGTCACCAACCGTATTCTGACCGCGCGCGTCGTGATGGTGAAAGAGTAG
- a CDS encoding CheR family methyltransferase has translation MSIETATTPSFDYISQLIVRKSAIVIDPGKNYLVESRLLPVARAHGMASLDELVQALQKPGAVALVDEVVDAMTTNESSFFRDLHPFNALREEVIPSLISRRSKERVLNVWSNACSSGQEVYSIAMLIREHFPELAGWRVRLTATDLSKQILQKAQSGIYTQTEINRGLPMPMLLKYFQRDGMHWRISDEIRRMVEFKALNLIEPWPSMLPKMDIVFLRNVLIYFSVDTKKQILDKVHRVMQSDGALFLGGAESTMNLNVKFDRKIIGKATTYLPI, from the coding sequence ATGTCAATAGAAACAGCCACGACACCGAGCTTCGATTACATTTCGCAGCTCATTGTCCGCAAGTCCGCGATCGTCATTGATCCTGGAAAGAACTACTTGGTTGAGTCTCGACTATTGCCGGTGGCGCGTGCCCACGGGATGGCGTCTCTCGATGAACTCGTTCAGGCTTTGCAAAAGCCAGGTGCGGTCGCTCTTGTCGACGAAGTCGTCGACGCGATGACGACAAACGAATCTAGCTTCTTTCGCGATTTGCACCCGTTCAACGCGCTTCGGGAAGAAGTGATTCCAAGCTTAATTTCTCGCCGTTCGAAAGAACGTGTCCTGAACGTCTGGTCCAATGCTTGTTCAAGCGGCCAAGAGGTGTACTCGATCGCGATGCTGATCCGAGAACACTTTCCCGAGCTTGCCGGTTGGCGTGTTCGATTGACTGCAACCGACTTGTCAAAGCAGATTCTCCAGAAAGCTCAATCGGGCATCTACACCCAAACCGAAATCAATCGTGGTTTGCCGATGCCGATGCTCTTGAAGTATTTTCAACGCGATGGAATGCATTGGCGTATCAGTGATGAGATTCGAAGAATGGTCGAGTTCAAAGCGTTAAACCTGATCGAGCCCTGGCCTTCCATGCTTCCAAAGATGGATATCGTCTTCTTGCGCAATGTCTTGATCTACTTCTCCGTTGATACCAAAAAGCAAATTCTCGACAAAGTACACCGAGTCATGCAGAGCGACGGCGCTTTGTTTCTAGGTGGTGCCGAATCCACCATGAACCTGAACGTCAAGTTTGATCGAAAGATCATCGGCAAAGCAACAACCTACCTGCCGATCTAG
- the csrA gene encoding carbon storage regulator CsrA, whose translation MLVLSRKKNESIVINNDIKIVVVEIRGDKVRLGVEAPREVPVHRREVYDAIQRSLEAGEFTVEAGDAATETGDTPIES comes from the coding sequence ATGCTGGTTTTATCAAGAAAAAAGAACGAAAGTATCGTAATCAACAACGACATAAAAATCGTTGTTGTCGAGATCCGCGGCGACAAGGTTCGCCTTGGTGTCGAAGCGCCGCGCGAGGTGCCAGTTCACCGCCGCGAAGTTTACGATGCGATCCAGCGCAGCCTCGAAGCCGGCGAATTTACTGTCGAAGCAGGTGATGCAGCGACAGAAACTGGCGATACGCCCATCGAATCGTAG
- a CDS encoding PP2C family protein-serine/threonine phosphatase: MSERWNPGIVFAHLTDVGMRRANNQDSLACLPAKSPERFRDRGHLFVVADGMGAHAAGELASQMATERIAMQFFRSHSRTTADALRSAVSDANDEIHQRGQSNPEFHNMGTTASALVIAPTGAWVGHVGDSRVYRLRNGLLEQLTFDHSLVWEMEATGQSCQGIPSNVITRSLGPNAVVNVDLEGPFPVEVGDQFLLCSDGLTGLVEDNEIGVLLDCLPAEKAVRVLVDLANLRGGSDNTSVIVVRVTEPIEGSDVPRKPSRGREEPGVSRAILGTVVICILGAILLAVMAIVDPYDANTPGDRNWIGPMVVAIILGTITSVIALVQWMQVVKNRSPAVVASGAKGPYRRYDAKPTNKLYERLGETVQSLRDAANLNNWMMDWQKVDAHQTQGRQALEHKDVKDAIRAQSEAIIETMNQLREQNNRAADETAIDY, encoded by the coding sequence GTGTCGGAGCGATGGAACCCAGGAATCGTGTTCGCTCACCTGACGGATGTCGGGATGCGCCGCGCCAACAACCAGGACTCGCTCGCATGCTTGCCCGCAAAGTCCCCTGAACGGTTCCGCGATCGTGGACATTTGTTCGTGGTCGCAGACGGTATGGGCGCTCACGCGGCTGGCGAACTGGCTAGTCAGATGGCGACCGAACGAATTGCAATGCAGTTTTTTCGTTCGCATTCACGCACAACGGCCGATGCCCTGCGATCAGCGGTCTCCGATGCAAACGACGAAATTCACCAACGGGGGCAAAGCAATCCCGAATTTCATAACATGGGTACAACCGCCAGTGCGCTGGTGATTGCACCAACCGGCGCGTGGGTCGGGCACGTGGGAGATTCGCGTGTCTACCGGCTGCGTAATGGGTTGTTAGAACAATTGACGTTCGACCACTCGCTGGTCTGGGAAATGGAAGCGACGGGCCAAAGCTGCCAGGGCATCCCTTCCAATGTCATTACTCGTTCGCTTGGCCCCAACGCAGTTGTCAACGTTGATCTTGAAGGTCCGTTTCCGGTTGAGGTCGGCGACCAATTCCTGCTGTGCAGTGACGGATTGACTGGCTTAGTCGAAGACAACGAGATTGGCGTGTTGTTGGATTGTTTGCCCGCAGAAAAAGCGGTTCGTGTCTTAGTTGATTTGGCAAACCTTCGCGGTGGTTCCGACAACACGTCGGTGATCGTGGTTCGAGTAACCGAACCAATCGAAGGCAGTGACGTGCCACGAAAGCCAAGTCGCGGTCGAGAGGAACCTGGCGTCTCGCGCGCGATTCTGGGAACGGTAGTGATCTGTATCCTCGGCGCGATCCTGCTAGCCGTCATGGCGATCGTTGATCCCTACGATGCCAACACTCCGGGCGATCGAAATTGGATCGGACCGATGGTGGTTGCAATCATCTTAGGCACCATCACTTCTGTCATCGCGTTGGTGCAGTGGATGCAAGTCGTCAAGAATCGTTCGCCAGCCGTCGTGGCGTCCGGTGCAAAAGGACCCTATCGTCGATATGACGCCAAGCCAACCAACAAACTGTATGAACGACTTGGCGAAACGGTCCAGTCGCTGCGCGATGCGGCTAACCTGAACAACTGGATGATGGATTGGCAAAAAGTCGATGCGCATCAGACGCAAGGACGCCAAGCCCTAGAACACAAGGACGTCAAGGATGCGATCCGAGCTCAGTCCGAAGCGATCATTGAAACGATGAATCAGCTGCGCGAGCAAAACAATCGTGCAGCCGACGAAACCGCGATCGACTATTAG
- a CDS encoding vWA domain-containing protein produces MRILDLKARTIFTANQSHPLPSPSIVRHQLAKRKASNRRGAMLILIVVMMIGFMVAVAFSVDIAHMHLARTELRTATDAASKAASASLAETLDQNLAIAEGQRIAAANTVNGEPLLLDASDFRFGRSVEQVSGKFQFNQGGTPQNSVAVNGRRTFGSPSGPIPLFFGNVFGVNFFEPVSTATATYIERDIVLVVDRSGSMRGSKFNDLIRAIDTFVTTLDGTPVDEAVGMASYSTFATEDIPLTEDLTQITAGIRAMSVGGNTSISRGLQAGANIMAGSVGTQFVDQTYILMTDGRHNTGAEPSTVAVNLAAPNVTIHTITFGAGADQVRMRDVASIGGGRHFHADTGLELEAVYREIALTLSSIMTE; encoded by the coding sequence ATGAGAATCCTAGACTTGAAAGCTCGTACCATTTTCACTGCAAACCAAAGCCATCCATTGCCGTCGCCTTCCATTGTCCGTCATCAATTGGCGAAACGGAAAGCATCGAATCGCCGTGGTGCGATGTTGATTTTGATCGTTGTGATGATGATCGGATTCATGGTCGCCGTTGCCTTTTCGGTCGACATCGCTCACATGCACCTGGCGCGAACGGAACTCCGTACCGCGACTGATGCTGCGTCCAAGGCTGCGTCGGCAAGTCTGGCGGAAACTTTGGACCAAAACCTGGCCATTGCCGAGGGCCAACGAATTGCCGCAGCAAACACAGTCAACGGCGAGCCATTGTTACTGGACGCAAGTGACTTTCGTTTCGGACGAAGCGTCGAACAGGTGTCCGGAAAGTTTCAGTTCAACCAAGGCGGAACGCCACAGAACAGCGTCGCCGTTAATGGTCGACGCACGTTTGGTTCACCATCGGGACCGATTCCGTTGTTTTTTGGAAACGTCTTCGGTGTCAACTTCTTTGAACCGGTCAGTACCGCAACCGCGACCTACATCGAACGGGATATTGTCTTGGTGGTTGATCGCAGCGGCTCGATGCGAGGGTCAAAGTTCAACGATCTGATCCGTGCGATTGACACGTTTGTTACGACGCTTGACGGCACCCCCGTGGATGAAGCCGTAGGGATGGCTTCTTACAGCACGTTCGCAACCGAGGACATTCCGCTAACCGAAGACTTGACGCAGATCACTGCGGGGATCCGAGCGATGTCGGTCGGTGGCAACACCAGTATTTCTCGCGGGCTGCAAGCCGGTGCGAATATCATGGCCGGCAGCGTTGGAACTCAGTTTGTCGATCAGACCTACATCTTGATGACCGACGGCCGGCACAACACAGGCGCGGAACCATCAACAGTCGCCGTTAACCTGGCTGCCCCTAACGTGACAATTCACACGATCACATTCGGCGCAGGTGCTGATCAAGTTCGGATGCGGGACGTCGCATCGATCGGTGGCGGTCGTCACTTCCACGCGGACACTGGACTTGAATTGGAAGCCGTCTATCGCGAGATCGCTTTGACCCTCAGTTCGATCATGACAGAGTAG
- a CDS encoding response regulator: MRALVVDDSRAIRRIVGTMMRNLGYEVHEAEHGVDALEKLEQIETPDVLLIDWNMPVMNGIDLIKAVRAQDKYSDVAIMMVTTETEMERMAQAFIAGANEYVMKPFDEATITEKLQILGVGA, encoded by the coding sequence ATGCGAGCTCTTGTTGTAGACGACTCCCGCGCAATCCGACGAATCGTCGGGACCATGATGCGCAACTTGGGATACGAAGTTCACGAAGCGGAACATGGCGTTGATGCTTTGGAGAAACTCGAGCAAATTGAGACGCCCGATGTGCTTCTGATCGACTGGAACATGCCTGTCATGAACGGGATCGACTTGATCAAAGCTGTCCGCGCACAGGACAAGTACTCCGACGTGGCGATCATGATGGTCACGACCGAAACCGAAATGGAACGGATGGCGCAAGCATTCATCGCCGGGGCCAATGAGTACGTGATGAAGCCATTCGACGAAGCAACCATCACCGAGAAGCTGCAAATCCTCGGCGTAGGAGCTTAG
- a CDS encoding TadE/TadG family type IV pilus assembly protein: MKRSPKHQIRRGTTAVEFAIVAPLLFLFFFAAMEFVRVAMIRHTADNAVYEGCRAGIVPGATAGEVRDETLRVMNSLGVNNVGLTVTPATIDRTTDEVTVRLEIPLDSNSFVPNKFVAGRSIIRELTLRREGSR; this comes from the coding sequence ATGAAACGTTCCCCTAAGCATCAAATACGTCGCGGTACCACGGCAGTCGAGTTCGCAATCGTCGCGCCCTTGTTGTTCTTATTCTTTTTTGCCGCAATGGAATTCGTCCGCGTGGCAATGATTCGCCACACAGCTGACAATGCTGTCTACGAAGGCTGTCGAGCTGGAATTGTCCCCGGCGCAACGGCAGGGGAAGTTCGCGATGAAACATTGCGGGTCATGAACAGCTTGGGCGTCAACAACGTCGGATTGACGGTCACACCCGCCACGATTGACCGAACGACGGACGAGGTCACCGTGCGGCTGGAAATTCCGCTCGACTCGAACAGCTTTGTGCCGAACAAATTCGTCGCTGGCCGTTCGATCATCCGCGAACTAACCCTGCGACGCGAAGGCAGCCGGTAA
- a CDS encoding aldehyde dehydrogenase family protein yields the protein MADPDETRCWSSLSIKERCQIVAGVATVMADATEELIRLCTSDQRRDPVETITSELLPLASALRWIGRRGTKVLAPRKCGIAGRPVWLAGVHSTVSRQPHGKVLILGAWNYPLLLTGVQMAQGLAAGNRVIVKPAIGCEAATERMIQAFHAGGVPTTELIQIDSSADAAIRVIDAGVDLIVLTGAASTGRAVMRQAAETLTPTIMELSGCDAVIVMPDADIERAADAIDFALNFNSGATCIAPRRLIAESTTADQLKSALVKRQVSRRDVIVHSSARSTVADIIERSIASGCVDVTNKFDATFLRQTGKMAPAILDSVEPHHPVASADLFAPVTSIMRVEKIDDAVRIVNDCPYRLAASVFGNRKGAVAIASRLSVGSVSINDVIVPTADPRVPFGGRGSSGFGVTRGEEGLLAMTTAKVTAVRHGKWMPHLRPRTDKDIQILSALVALLHGSMNVRWKAIRRVLGK from the coding sequence GTGGCAGATCCCGACGAAACACGTTGTTGGTCATCATTGTCAATCAAAGAGCGTTGCCAAATCGTAGCAGGGGTGGCGACTGTGATGGCGGATGCGACAGAGGAATTGATTCGGCTGTGTACGTCCGACCAGCGGCGTGATCCTGTCGAAACGATCACGTCGGAATTATTACCCTTGGCATCAGCGCTGAGGTGGATTGGCCGCCGAGGAACAAAAGTACTGGCGCCAAGAAAATGCGGCATCGCTGGGCGGCCTGTTTGGTTAGCGGGTGTTCACAGCACGGTCAGCCGTCAGCCGCACGGCAAAGTTCTGATTCTCGGAGCGTGGAACTATCCGTTGCTGCTAACGGGTGTTCAGATGGCTCAAGGACTTGCCGCTGGCAATCGAGTCATCGTAAAACCGGCGATCGGCTGCGAAGCGGCGACCGAACGGATGATCCAAGCGTTTCATGCCGGCGGGGTTCCCACGACTGAACTGATACAGATTGATTCGTCGGCCGATGCAGCGATCCGAGTGATCGATGCCGGTGTCGACTTGATCGTGCTGACGGGTGCGGCATCGACGGGGCGTGCCGTCATGCGACAAGCCGCTGAAACGCTAACGCCCACGATCATGGAACTTAGCGGCTGTGACGCTGTGATCGTCATGCCTGACGCCGACATCGAACGAGCCGCCGACGCGATCGACTTTGCACTCAATTTCAACTCGGGCGCCACCTGCATCGCACCACGTCGGCTGATCGCCGAATCAACGACTGCTGATCAGCTGAAATCGGCTCTCGTCAAACGACAAGTATCCCGGCGCGACGTAATCGTTCATTCATCCGCGCGATCGACGGTTGCTGACATCATCGAACGGTCGATCGCGTCCGGGTGTGTTGACGTCACAAATAAATTTGACGCGACGTTCCTGCGCCAAACCGGCAAGATGGCTCCCGCGATCTTAGACAGCGTTGAACCTCACCATCCCGTCGCTTCGGCCGACCTGTTCGCCCCCGTGACGTCAATCATGCGTGTTGAAAAAATTGATGACGCGGTTCGGATCGTCAACGATTGTCCGTACCGTTTGGCAGCGTCTGTTTTCGGCAACCGGAAGGGGGCAGTCGCGATCGCAAGTCGGCTTTCGGTTGGATCGGTCTCCATCAACGATGTGATCGTGCCAACCGCGGACCCGAGAGTACCGTTTGGTGGCCGAGGCAGCAGCGGATTCGGAGTGACCCGTGGCGAGGAAGGCTTGCTGGCGATGACGACTGCAAAAGTCACGGCAGTGCGACACGGCAAATGGATGCCACACTTGCGGCCCCGGACCGACAAGGACATTCAAATACTATCCGCCCTGGTTGCCCTACTGCATGGATCAATGAACGTGCGATGGAAGGCAATCAGACGTGTGTTGGGCAAGTGA
- a CDS encoding protein-glutamate methylesterase/protein-glutamine glutaminase, whose protein sequence is MRKIRVLVVDDSTVIRRLLSDSLAADPQIEVCGIAANGKIALAKIPQLNPDILTLDMEMPEMDGITTLVELRKLYPKLPVIMFSTLTQRGAVATMDALAKGANDYVTKPANVGSVTAAMQQVRDELVPRIKAFCPHVAAAPAATAPSLPRRTPSRPVGLPARVDAVAIGSSTGGPNALQTVLTQLSADFPVPVLIVQHMPPVFTKHLADRLNHLSALSVFEASPGDTIQPGGVWIAPGDFHMRIQRVGTEIKTKLDQETPENSCRPAVDVLFRSASEIYGPNLLTVVLTGMGQDGARGSEAVCQAGGKVIIQDQATSVVWGMPGAVSRLGIEDATLPLERIAAEIQRRSALGRTAIGRQMACQ, encoded by the coding sequence GTGCGTAAAATTCGAGTACTCGTCGTCGATGACTCAACCGTCATTCGGCGACTCCTTTCCGATTCACTTGCGGCGGATCCCCAGATCGAAGTCTGTGGAATCGCGGCAAATGGAAAGATCGCCTTAGCAAAGATTCCGCAACTGAACCCGGATATCTTGACGCTGGATATGGAGATGCCCGAAATGGACGGCATCACCACGTTGGTCGAGCTGCGGAAGCTCTACCCGAAACTTCCCGTCATCATGTTCAGCACGCTGACTCAGCGTGGCGCCGTGGCAACAATGGACGCGCTCGCCAAGGGGGCCAACGACTACGTGACCAAGCCTGCGAATGTCGGCAGTGTCACCGCAGCGATGCAGCAAGTTCGCGACGAATTGGTTCCACGGATCAAGGCGTTTTGCCCGCATGTTGCGGCCGCACCGGCTGCAACCGCGCCATCGCTACCCCGAAGAACACCGAGTCGTCCCGTGGGCCTTCCGGCTCGCGTCGACGCAGTTGCCATTGGCAGCTCGACCGGTGGACCGAATGCATTGCAAACTGTGTTGACGCAATTATCGGCCGACTTTCCGGTCCCGGTCTTGATCGTTCAACACATGCCGCCTGTGTTTACGAAACACCTTGCTGACCGACTGAATCACCTATCAGCGCTGTCGGTTTTTGAAGCATCGCCTGGCGATACGATTCAACCCGGGGGTGTTTGGATCGCGCCCGGTGATTTTCACATGCGAATTCAAAGAGTGGGCACGGAGATCAAGACGAAGCTCGACCAGGAAACCCCCGAGAACTCGTGCCGACCTGCCGTCGATGTACTCTTTCGATCCGCATCTGAAATCTACGGACCGAACCTTTTGACCGTTGTTTTGACCGGAATGGGCCAGGACGGAGCTCGAGGTTCCGAAGCTGTTTGCCAAGCGGGCGGCAAAGTAATCATTCAAGACCAAGCAACTTCAGTCGTATGGGGCATGCCAGGCGCAGTCTCAAGACTCGGAATCGAAGACGCGACACTACCGCTCGAACGAATCGCTGCAGAAATCCAACGACGCTCTGCACTGGGCCGCACCGCAATTGGGAGACAGATGGCATGTCAATAG